The genomic segment GgtggaaaaaggttttttttttttcccctgcaaagtctctgccagcagcagaaggTGTCTATGCTTAAATGCATCCGAAGGAGCTGGGCAAGTGGTGGGCAGGAGggtggctgtgctggcagcattGCCCCAGGGCACCgctcctgcctgcaggaggTGTAATGAGTGCACCGGCCTCAGCTAGGGGAGCAGGACTGGGCTTTTGCTAGTTGGGGTCTCGGCAAGGTGCTGGGACATGGCAAGGTGGCCGCTGAGCGGAGGTACGgtgggttttggagccgggggTCCCTGCCCAAAGCCCCGGGAGCTTGGGGGGCCAGTGCGTGCCCTGCCGGGGGGACCAACCTCGGGGCGGCCGGGGCAGTGTGTCCAGCCCAGCGCCGGCGCGGCCGCTTTCCTTACAAGGAGTTTGGCTGGGGCCCGAGCGGCGGGAGCCGTGCTCGCCTCCGCCTGCCTCATTCATCGGCAGCCCCAGCGGCGCAGGGGCCGCTGCTCCCCCAGTCCCGGCCTCGGCCCCCGCGCACCCCGCGTCTCCTCCGGCGGTGGGTTTTAAGGTGGGAGGCtgattttctcttctctttctgggGTGCGAAGGGTGggtggagggatgggggggcttCCCTGCCTTTGCTTGGGTGGGGTGCTGGCGGCCAGCGTGGGATGGTGATGCCGGCTGCCCTGGCTCCAGGATGCGGATGGAGGAGAGGGGATCcccctccccagtgctgccgAGCCCCGCTTTCCCCCAGGCTGGGGCACCCCACGAGCCGGGCGGCAAGAGGGTCCCCATTTGGGCGGTGAAAGGGTCCCCATCCGGCGTGGTGGTGGGTGCCCCACGTCCCCCCCGCTCTCTCCCACAGGACAGAGGATGTCCTCAATGTTTGGCAAACCCCGAGCCGGCGGCGAGCGGCCGCCCCAGAGCCCCCTCGCCGAGTGCAACGTGGCCATCCTGGGGTGCCAAGGGGCTGGCAAGTCAGGTGAGAGGGCGCCCCGCTGCCACGGGGATGGCCGGGCATCGGGGGGGTGCCGGGGTGCTGGTGCTGTGGGGGGACGCCAGCCTCACCCGCCTCTTTCACATCCTGCAGCCCTGACCGTGAAGTTTCTAACCAAGAGGTTCATAAGCGAATATGATCCGAACTTGGGTAAGATGCTTTCTCCACGCATGTTTCCCCCCGCTTGTCCCCCATGAGCTCCTACGGAGCATCCTTCCCGTCTCCCGTGTTTCCCACGAATGTGgcatttaagaggaaaaaaaaacaacgctcaaaattacatgaaaaacaACGGAAGGGCTGGATTTGACCCAAACCCGCCTGTGAAAACAGAGGTGAAAGCAGCGCTCTCTCCGCGGGCACGTCCCACGGGGGAGCGTCGGCTCCTCGCATCGCCCCAAAGAAACCGAAAGCTGAATTATTGGGGGTCCTTGGGGAGCATCTCGTGCCCCCTGCTCGCTCCTGGGGTGTcgggcaggggaagggctggggcagCGAGCGGGGGCCGCagggcgggcggccccgggggctgTGCTTTGCAGTGAGCGGTtctgggcattttttttccccactcgTTTGAGTAATTAATAACTATTTCCCTAGGCCTGACTCCAGGGCGCGGGGAAGAACTGTAAATGATTTATCGGGGACATTAGGGAGATATGGACCTTGTCCAGGAACCAGCTCCAGCCCCTAATAACTCAGCAACTCTTAGGAAAGAAGGATAAATCCTTTCTTCCTCGGATCTTTTTTGGGAATGTGGTTTCATCTTCCCACGTCAAAACCTTTCCGAAACGCATCCGTTAGGACCCAGCCGGGAGAGGGCATCTTTCTCCCGGGGGAAGAGTTCAGcggctctccctgcctgccctccttcTGAAAGAAAGGGGTGCTCCTTTTGCCTGATTTATTGGGAAACAGCCCCAGTGTCAAGCCCCAAGCTCGCTTTATCTCACCAGGTCGCGGCATTTAGATAAGGGCCGAGCTCTGGGCGCAGCAATGGCTGTGCCgggctccttcccctccctccttctcccgTGGGAGCCCACGCTTGTGGCATGCAGAGGGAAATGACTGCGCCCAGCCGGGTTTGCCCGGCAGCATCACCACCAGTCCCCCAAAATAATGTTGTCTCAGGAAGGAGCGAGGCGAGAGGCGCCGGTGGAGGATGCTCCTCATCAGGAGATGAGTTTTTTCCGCAGTGTCCCAAGCATCCCAGGGCTTTGCTTGGCTTTGGAGAAGACGGGACACCCCGGTCCACCCTCACAACCACCCTTCTCCTTGCAGAGGACACCTACGCCTCAGAGGAGTTGGTGGACCAGCAGCCCGTGCTGCTGAAGGTGATGGACACCGCTGACCAGGTGAGGCACCGGGGCACCGCTGGTGCCAAACACCCGGCGTGACGTGGCTGGACCGCGGCTGGACCACGGCTCAGCCGCTCCTCTCGCCCCCAGGATGGCCCCGGGAACTGCGAGCGCTACCTGGGCTGGGCCAGCGCCTTCCTCGTCGTCTACAGCATTGACGATCTGAAGAGCTTCGAGGGCTGCCAGCGCTACCTGGAGGTCCTCGCCCGGCACGCGAGGGGCTGCCAGCGCCGCTGCCCTGTGCTCCTGCTGGGCAACAAGCTGGACATGGAGCAGTACAGGTACCGGGCACGGGGCAAGGCTGTCTTTTCCCGGTGGGGAAGAGCTCACAGATCCCCCCCCAACCCTCCGGCTGGGATGCAAAAcccaaatctgatttttttgtggTTATTTCCACCCTTGTTGGTATTCGCCACACTCTCCCACATCTCTGAggttcctgctctcctgcctgggGGATGATGTGTTTATTTTGAGTCCGTTGGTATTTTCCATGGGACGTTTTTCGGCTGCGTGGTAAGGCAGCGTCACCGTCGCCGGGCAGGGCTTGAGCCCGCTCCAGCTCCTCGTTCCCCTCTGGATGTGCCCTTTCCCTGGAGCCCTTTCTcgccctgtccctgctgccaggaCTGGATGTCCCCGGTGTGTTTTTCTGGCCTTTTGTGCCATTTTGGGGCCGCGCTGAGCGTTGGTCCCATGGGTCCTTGAGTCACGCGTGTTGCTGAACCCCCCCGTGCATTGCTGAACCCCCTCATGCTCCCAGCACGGcggcttccccctccccacggCAAGGACCTGCCCCGTCTCCTCCCCGCTTCCCAGTGTGCTGCCATCGCATCCAGCCCCCCGCGTCCCTGGCACACATCCCCGGCACGGGAGGTTGCATGATTCCCCAGGGACCCGTGCAGCCCATTCCTCTGGGATTTTGGGAAAGGTAAAATTCTTTTGGACTCATGTGCCCTGCATGTCGCAGGAAGGGGGACAAGCGGGTGCTGCCCCAGTGCTCCCTGGGAAGCAGGTGTGGGATGCAGGGTCCGTTGCTCCCCGCTTgcaccccttcctcccctttttgGGTGGTTACTGCGCCCCAAGGGATGCTGCACCCATCCCCTCCGCTCCCGCCAGGCAGGTGCCCACAGCCGAAGGGACGTCCCTGGCGAGCAGGTTCGGGTGCCTCTTCTACGAGGTGTCGGCGTGCCAGGACTTCGCAGGGGTGCAGCACGTCTTCCACGAAGCCGTGCGAGAGGTGCGGCGCCAGGCGGAGGGGAGCCTGCCCATCCGGCCACTCTTCATCACCGAGGAGCGTCCCTGCCCGCCGGTGGCCACACCGGTCGCCCTGCCCACCCGCCACGGCTTGGCCAGCTGCACCTTCAACACCCTCTCCACCGTCAACTACAAGGAGATCCCCTCGGTGGCCCAGGCCAAGCTGGTCACCGTCAAGTCCTCACGGGCTCAGAGCAAGAGGAAAGCTCCCACGCTCACCTTGCTGAAAGGCTTCAAGATATTTTAGGACGTGTCCCTGCGGGCTGTGGAGGGGGCGGCGAGAGACCCTCATCCCCCCCGGCTCCGCAAGGGCTGAGACCCTCCGCAACGGACTCACAggcactgcagcagctgctggcggACGTTGGC from the Gavia stellata isolate bGavSte3 chromosome 13, bGavSte3.hap2, whole genome shotgun sequence genome contains:
- the RASL12 gene encoding ras-like protein family member 12 isoform X1, translated to MSSMFGKPRAGGERPPQSPLAECNVAILGCQGAGKSALTVKFLTKRFISEYDPNLEDTYASEELVDQQPVLLKVMDTADQDGPGNCERYLGWASAFLVVYSIDDLKSFEGCQRYLEVLARHARGCQRRCPVLLLGNKLDMEQYRQVPTAEGTSLASRFGCLFYEVSACQDFAGVQHVFHEAVREVRRQAEGSLPIRPLFITEERPCPPVATPVALPTRHGLASCTFNTLSTVNYKEIPSVAQAKLVTVKSSRAQSKRKAPTLTLLKGFKIF
- the RASL12 gene encoding ras-like protein family member 12 isoform X2, encoding MSSMFGKPRAGGERPPQSPLAECNVAILGCQGAGKSEDTYASEELVDQQPVLLKVMDTADQDGPGNCERYLGWASAFLVVYSIDDLKSFEGCQRYLEVLARHARGCQRRCPVLLLGNKLDMEQYRQVPTAEGTSLASRFGCLFYEVSACQDFAGVQHVFHEAVREVRRQAEGSLPIRPLFITEERPCPPVATPVALPTRHGLASCTFNTLSTVNYKEIPSVAQAKLVTVKSSRAQSKRKAPTLTLLKGFKIF